One genomic segment of Sminthopsis crassicaudata isolate SCR6 chromosome 2, ASM4859323v1, whole genome shotgun sequence includes these proteins:
- the VCPKMT gene encoding protein N-lysine methyltransferase METTL21D isoform X1, whose product MAAAEEEALCSFVRPLEKRDGTVLRLQQYGSGGVGCVVWDAAIVLAKYLETQHFSGAIAGTHVLRERSVLELGAGTGAVGLMAASLGADVIVTDLEELQDLLKLNIKMNEHLITGSVQAKVLKWGEERKDCFSPPDYILMADCIYYEESLEPLLKTLKDLSGPKTCIICCYEQRTMGKNPEIERKYFEKFHYGGHTTLLKIQTTRLSVEVLHSSHMIIHLFFLYYNSLVMVFNPFRKSS is encoded by the exons ATGGCGGCGGCGGAGGAGGAGGCGCTTTGTAGCTTTGTGCGCCCGCTGGAAAAACGGGACGGGACGGTGCTGCGACTCCAGCAATACGGCTCAGGCGGCGTAGGCTGTGTGGTGTGGGACGCTGCCATCGTCCTGGCCAAGTATCTCGAGACTCAGCATTTCTCGGGCGCCATTGCTGGGACTCATGTGCTGCGCGAGAGATCCGTGCTGGAACTGGGAGCTGGCACCGGCGCCGTGGGGCTCATGGCAGCCAGCCTTGG GGCAGATGTTATAGTCACAGATCTGGAAGAATTACAGGACTTGCTTAAATTGAATATTAAAATGAATGAGCATCTCATCACTGGTTCTGTACAAGCCAAGGTACTGAAATG gggtgaagaaagaaaagactgtTTCTCTCCACCTGATTACATATTGATGGCTGACTGTATATActatgaagag TCTTTGGAACCCTTACTAAAAACTTTAAAGGATCTCAGTGGACCTAAGACCTGCATCATATGTTGTTATGAACAACGAACTATGGGGAAAAAcccagaaatagagagaaagtaTTTTGAG AAGTTCCATTATGGGGGCCACACAACACTGCTGAAGATCCAGACTACCAGGTTATCAGTTGAAGTACTTCATTCTAGTCACATgattatccatcttttctttctgtattatAATTCTTTGGTGATGGTCTTTAATCCTTTTAGGAAATCTTCATGA